In a genomic window of Gloeomargarita sp. SRBZ-1_bins_9:
- the prmA gene encoding 50S ribosomal protein L11 methyltransferase, protein MNVPTTTAWWEVTITCTPLLEEMVFWRLQELDCRSTATIYSQDTVQITAYAPQMQYHSQHWEALRELLREDAQEVQQPSPQVRWQLMDGQDWSAHWKRHWQPQPVGERLLIQPAWLPVHNPDNRLVLRLDPGFAFGTGSHPTTQLCLEALEMRLDPQWGTPDGVIADIGCGSGILAIAAVLLGAKQVYAVDIDPLAIAATRQNQALNQIRGEQLVVEQGSLARLAELLPQPLDGFVCNISAEALITMAPHWRMVSHGKTWGIVSGFIGEQLEGVTTALSDQGWSVAAVRQCQEWYCLHIRPDPDYTGTITSVIQ, encoded by the coding sequence ATGAACGTTCCGACGACGACTGCCTGGTGGGAAGTGACCATTACCTGCACGCCGCTGCTGGAGGAAATGGTGTTTTGGCGGTTGCAGGAATTGGATTGCCGCAGTACGGCCACCATCTATAGCCAGGATACGGTGCAAATCACGGCCTACGCCCCGCAGATGCAGTACCATTCCCAGCACTGGGAAGCCCTGCGGGAGTTGTTGCGGGAAGATGCCCAGGAAGTCCAGCAACCGTCCCCCCAGGTGCGCTGGCAACTGATGGACGGTCAGGACTGGTCAGCCCACTGGAAACGGCACTGGCAACCCCAACCGGTGGGGGAACGGCTTCTGATTCAGCCGGCCTGGTTACCCGTGCACAACCCGGACAACCGCTTGGTGTTGCGCCTTGACCCGGGGTTTGCCTTTGGCACGGGTAGTCATCCCACCACCCAATTGTGTCTGGAGGCCCTCGAAATGCGCTTGGACCCCCAGTGGGGTACGCCGGATGGGGTGATTGCCGATATTGGTTGCGGGTCTGGGATTTTGGCCATTGCGGCGGTGCTTTTAGGGGCGAAGCAGGTTTATGCGGTGGACATTGACCCCCTGGCCATTGCCGCCACCCGACAAAACCAGGCGTTGAACCAAATCAGAGGGGAACAACTGGTGGTGGAGCAGGGCAGTCTGGCCCGTTTAGCCGAACTTCTCCCCCAACCCCTGGATGGTTTTGTGTGCAATATCTCGGCGGAGGCCTTGATCACCATGGCGCCCCACTGGCGGATGGTCAGCCACGGCAAGACCTGGGGGATTGTGAGCGGTTTTATCGGCGAACAACTGGAAGGGGTCACCACGGCCCTAAGCGACCAGGGGTGGAGCGTGGCCGCCGTCCGGCAATGCCAGGAATGGTACTGTTTACACATCCGGCCCGATCCAGATTACACGGGGACCATCACCTCGGTGATACAGTAA